In the genome of Paenibacillus pabuli, the window TAAATGAACGGATTATCCTTGAAAACTACATTCCGGCCGGAATGATCGGGGATCAGAAGAAGTTGAACAAAGGAGGAGGTGAGGGAGATGGATAGGGCAGTGAAAGTTACCCGGAGCCTAACAACCAAGCTGGAAACGCGCGAAGCGTCAGACCAGTCACTTGTGATTGAAGGTTATTTTGCTGTGTTCAATCGTGAAACAGAGTTGTGGCCGGGAGCATTTGAAGTCATTGCACCTGGAGCGTTTGACCGTACCCTTGGTAATGACATTCGGGCACTGGCAAATCACGAAACCATGTTCGTTCTTGGCCGGAATAAGGCCGGAACCTTGGAACTAAAAACGGATAGTCATGGTCTTTGGGGCCGGATCAAAATTAATCCGGATGATTCGGATGCAATGAACTTGTATGCGAGGGTCAAGCGCGGCGATGTGGATCAATGTTCGTTTGGATTCAACATTGTGGACGAGGATACAGATTGGCGGAATGATGACACGGTCAAATGGACGATTCGGGAAATTGATCTGCACGAGGTCAGCGTCGTGACGTTCCCGCAATATGCTGAAACTGGCGTGCAGGCAAGGAAGAACGAAGTGAAGCAGCACCGTGAGCGTCAATTGCAGCAGCGAAAACATTTACTAAAGGGGAGGCTGGCTAACTAATGGCACTGAGACAAATTATGTTGGCGAAAAAGATCAAGCAGCGGAAGGCAGACTTGGAGGGCATCATTGAGCAAGAACGTGGACTAAAAACCCGTTCAGATGAACTGGAAAAGGCCATCGAAGAAGCTTCAACAGATGAAGAGATTAATGCAGTGGAAGAAGACATTGAAGCCATCGAAGGTGAGAAAGAGGAACTTGCCAATAACAAAAGCACCTTGGAAGGCGAGATTGTTGAATTGGAACGCGAGCTGGCAGAAGTCAACAGCAAAGAACCGAACAACACTCCGCCTCCAGCTTCTGGTGAGCAACGTCAACAACAACATTTCCAAGGGGGCGAGATCAGAATGAAAGTGAACAAAGGTTTCTTCAAAGGTATGGAGCGCAGCGCAGCAGAGGCAATCATTCAGCGCCGAGAAGTAAAAGATTTCTTGGATAAGGTCCGTTCTGGAGACATTCCAAACGAAAAAAATCTCAACAAACGTGGCGTAACAGGCGGAGAGCTGGGCATCCCGGATGTCATCCTTGGTTTGATTCGCGACAATCTGCACCGTTATTCGAAACTCATTTCTAAAGTGAATCTCAAATCTATTCCGGGCACGTCACGTACTAACATTGTCGGGGATATTCCCGAAGCAATCTGGACAGAAGCTTGCGCCACGCTAAACGAATTGGAGCTGCGCTTCTACCAAGTGGAAACGGACGGTTACAAAGTTGGTGGGTTCATTCCGATCTGCAACGCACTTCTGGAAGATTCGGACTTTAACTTGGGTAACGAGATCATGGATGCTCTCGGCCAAGCGCTTGGTTTGGGTGTGGATAAGGCGATTTTGTACGGTACGGGTGTAAAGATGCCAATCGGAATCGTGACACGCCTTGCTGAGAAGGTCAAGCCTGCGTACTGGGGGATTAACTACCCGACATGGATCAATTTATCTACATCTAATGTAGGTCAAGTAGATCAAGGAACGGATTCCAAGGCTTTCTTTGCAAACCTGATCCGATTCAGCGGCAAGGCGAAATCCAATTACGGGAATGGCGGTAAATTCTGGGCCATGAACGATACTACGTACACGGAGCTACAAGCACGTTTGGTAGAATTTAACGCTGCTGGTGCAATCATCGCTTCTATCAACAACGTCATGCCTATCATTAATGGTGACATCGTGATCCTGCCGTTTATGGCAGATGGCGACATCGTGGGCGGTTACGGTTCCCAATACCTCCTTGCTGAGCGTTCGGGTTCACAGTTTGCGGTGTCTGAACATGTTCAGTTCATTCAAGACAACACAGTGTTCAAGGCAACAGCTCGTTACGATGGTAAGCCGATTATGGGTCAAGGTTTCGTCGCAATGAACATTAACGGTGTTGCTCCAAAAACGACAGTAGCATTTGCTCCAGACACGGCAAACGATGAAACTGACACTCCTGACGGAGCTTAAAACACGAAAGGGTGATCTGAATGCCTTACATCGTCATTAAGGACTTCAAGGATTTAGAAGACAAAAACCACATTTACCGCGCCGGGGATAAGTATCCTCGGTCTGGACGTGGCAAGAAGGATCGGATAGAGGAATTGCTTGGTTCGGAGAATCGGCGCGGCGAACCATTAATTCAGGAAGTAGGCGATTGATATGGATATCGCCCTGATTGTTGGATTAATCAAGGAACGTTTGGCTATTCGTGCGAACGTGCGGGACAACTACATTACGGCCATCGCCAATTCGGTGGTGAAGGAACTGGAGGATGAGAAGGGGTTAACGCTGGATGCGGATAACGCCTATCACCTCCAGTTTTGCGTAGATTATGCCGCGTGGCGATATCAGAGCAGGGACAGCGAGGGGAGTATGCCGAGACACCTTCAATTCAGGCTTCACAACCTGATCCTGCACGCACGGAGGCGCACATGAGAGGCGACCACGAATTGATCCTGATTAAGCCAGGTGGACGAACGAAAGACAATATCGGTAATGAGATCATTACCGATCCAGTGGAAACGCCAGTTCTTTGTGATCTGCGATCCGTAGGACGTAATGAGTTTTACAGCGCAGCTACTGCGGGGATGGCTCCAGAAATGGTCTTTGTGATCCACCCTTATGAATATGCCGGGGAACAACTTGTCAAATTCGAGGACGTGAAGTATCAAGTCATACGAACGTATTCGGACAATGATGAAGAGCTTGAACTGGTATGTGGGAAGGTGAAGGGGAAATGACATCCATTGACCGACTAGCGCAGGAAATTGTGAGTGCTGTCAAGGCATATACAGATGATGTCTCTGACGCAATAGAAAAGCGTGTTGATGAAGTAGCTGAGTCGGTTCGTGCTGAAGCTGACGCTAACGCGCCTAAAAGATCAGGTAAGTATGCCAAAGGATTCAAGGTGACCAAGCAGGGCAGTAGCGGAAAGGCCAAACGTGTGGTTTGGAATAAGAAGAATTCGAGAATTGTCCATTTGCTTGAGTTTGGACATGCAAAGCGAGGCGGCGGCAGAGTTGCAGGCCGCCCACATTTGCGTCCTGCTTATGATCACCATGCCGCTAATCTGCCAGACGACATAAAACGGATCATTAGGAACGGAGGATAGACGGGGATGCAGCAAGCCGAATTATATCAACTGCTTGAATCCATAGGTTTACCTTTAGCCTATGGCGAGTTCAAGTCTACCCCTGAATTACCCGCTCCTGATCCGCCGTTCATCGTCTATCAATTTGGCTATTCTGGCGACTTGATGGCGGACAATCGAAATTATCTGAAGATTTCTAATTTTCAGATTGAGCTATACACCGATATCAAGGATTTGGCGGCGGAAGGGCTTGTGGAAGATGTTCTTGAAGTAGCTGAATTACCTTATTCGAAAACCGAAATTACGCTTGATAGCGAAGCGATGTATCAAATCATTTATGAAATACAACTCATTGGAGGGTGAAGACAAATGTCAGAAAACAAAGTTACGTTTGGTCTGGACAAGGTACACATTGCATTCTTTGATAAAGATGCTACAGCCGGACAACCAAAATGGGAAACGCCAATTCCGATTCCAGGTGCTGTACGCTGGGCGCCTGAAGCACAAGGGGAGACAAGTACATTCTTTGCTGACAACATGGCATATTTTCTTGTGACAAGTAACAACGGTTATACCGGAGAACTGGAGATGGCCAACATTCCAGATGAGATTAAAGCCCGGATGTTTGGCTGGAAGATTGATGACAACGGTATGTTGGTCGAGATTGCAGACGGCATGCCGGAGAGGTTTGCTTTGCTGGGTCAGGTCAAAGGTGACAAGCGAGATAGACGCTTTGTGTACTACGATTGCCAAGCAGCTCGTACAGCCAAGGAGAACACCACTAAAGGGGAATCGACGGAAATTGTGGGTGAAACCCTGTCCATGACATCTTCGCCAATTGAAATCAATGATAACGTCATTGTTAAAGGTGATTTGGAGTTGAACGCAACGAATGCGACTCAGTTCAATTCCTTCTTCTCTAAAATCTACACGCCGACGTTCACACCTGCGGCTTAATCTCTTAATGTATTGAATCCCGTCCGATCTGATTGGACGGGATTTACCCATATTTAAATGAATGGAGACGATGAACATGAAAGAACTTCAATTTGGAGAAAAGACAGTACCCATCACCGCATCAGCCCCGGCACTACTTTATTATAGACAGGAATTTGGGGCTGATTTAATTGGGGATATGACAAAGATGATTAGCGACTATGACACAGGGGGAGATCAAGAAGAAAAGTCAGAAGAAAACCCAGAAGCTACGACATCCGATGCTCTTGCGCTGGGGAATATTAACTTCTTGTCTTTCTTGCAACTGGCTTGGGCTATGGCGAAGGCGTATCAGTACGGAAAACCCTTCCCTAAATTTGAAACGTGGCTGAATGATTATGGTGAAGATATCGATTTCTCGGATGAGGGATTCATTATCGATATTGTGGAGGAAGCCACGACAGGCTTTTTTCGTCAAAATCAGGGAGTCAGAGGAGCATTCGCAAGCCGTAGAAAATGATTCTCGTTTAGAGATAGATTTGTTGGCTATTGGCAAGCGAATCGGCTTGAACATGCAGGAAATGAGCGAAATGACATGTTCTGATTTGATTGATCTTGCTCGAAGCTTCACAGGTAAGGATGAGAAGAAGAAAGGGCCGCGAGAAGCTACACAAGCGGACATTGATGCCTTTTATGGGCGTTAGGGGTGTACACATGTTACCAATGACATGCAGCGATGGGTGCGGTCAGGATTTCGTGCTGATTAGCCATGGAAAAGAACAGGTGTTGCCGGGTGTGGACAGGGTTGGTTTTTCCTGTCCTCATTGTGGCAAGGTCTATACTGCGTATTATTCAAACCGCAAAGTGGAGAAATTCCACGCAGAGCTTGCTGAACTGCAACAGCGTCCGGCAAAGGGCGGGCTGACACGTAGACAGGTGCAGGGGATCATCGTCCGAATCGAAAATACCAAAAAGAAACTCGCTACTGAAATGGCGCGTCTGCGAAAAGAGGTTGAAGAATCCCAAACGTCTGGGAATTCATAAAGCGTGGTGAATGAAATGGAGAAAGTGAAGTGTCCGCATTGCGGGCATTTGCTCTTTAAGGCGCGTTCTGCTGATCTGGAGATCAAGTGTTTGCGGTGCAAAAAGATAGTTGAAGTCAAAATGAAGGAACAGAGCGAGCCGCACACCAAGTAGCGAGCCATGCCTGCCTGATACAAAGGGTAGGTGGGCCGTGTGGCGGAAACGATTAAGGGGATTAACGTTGTCATTGGTGCGGAAACAACGGGGCTTAGCAAAGCCTTATCCGATGTCAACAAGAAATCAAGGGACATCCAATCCGAACTAAAACAGGTTGAAAAGCTGCTGAAGTTAGATCCGGGTAATACGGAGTTGCTTGCTCAAAAGCAGAAACTGCTTGCAAGTTCTATCGGAAACACTCAGGAAAAGCTGAACCGATTACGCCAAGTGCAGGAACAGGTGAATCAGCAGTTTGCCCGTGGGGACATTACCGAAGGCCAGTACCGAGCGTTTCAGCGTGAGGTCCAGAAGACGGAGCAGGAGCTGCGCGGACTGAACAGCCGTTTGGATGAGACAACCCAAGAGATTGGAGATCAAGGCAAAAAGGTAAGTAAGCTGGGTCAGGATTACAAAGATGCTTTTGAGCAGGCCAAGCAATCACTGGGTAACAGCTTCGACCAGATGAAGAAAGTCGGCGCAGGCGTCACGGCGTTTGGCACGGGCTTGGCGGCCGGGCTAGGCGTTGCTGTAAAAAGTGCAGCGGACTTTGAACAAGGCATGGCAAATGCTTATTCCGTTATGGACCCGGCTGAGGTAAGTAAGTTCAAGGCCGAACTGGAACAACTCGCTATCACCATGGGCGCGCAGACGAAGTACAGCGCGACCGAGGCTGCCCAAGGTATCGAAGAACTGATTAAAGCGGGTGTCAAGGTACAAGACGTCATGAACGGCGGCTTGTCAGGTGCTTTGTCCTTGGCAACGGCTGGAGAATTGGAACTGGCGGATGCTGCTGAGATTGCATCTACAGCGCTCAACGCCTTCAAATCCGATTCGCTTTCCGTCCAAGATGCGGCCGACATTTTGGCCGGGGCAGCGAACGCTTCAGCAACCAGCGTGAGCGAATTAAAATTCGGATTGTCCCAATCGGCTTCTGTTGCCGCTTCAGTGGGCTTGTCCTTTAAAGATACAGCAACGGCTCTAGCGGCCTTTGCGCAAAATGGCTTGAAGGGGTCCGATGCGGGTACATCCCTCAAAACCATGCTTATGCGGCTACAGCCAACCACGGCAGATGCTTATGCCACGTTCAAGGATTTAGGGTTATTGACGCTGGACACCGGGAAAGCCATGGAATACTTGTCGAAGCAAGGCATCAAACCAGCGGAAATGAGCATCGACGGTATTACCCAAGCATTAGCAACCTATATGGCCCGAGCAGACGGGGCCAAGACGGTAACAGGGAAGTACTTCAAGCAAGCGAAGGAAATGGCCGAGGCAAACGGCTGGGTGTATTCGTCGTTCTACGATGCCAACGGGTCACTCAAAGACATGTCCGAAATCGCTGGACTTCTGAACGAAAAAATGTCCGGTCTGAACGACATGCAGCGGCAAGCGGCCATGAATACGATGTTCGGATCAGATGCGATCCGCGCGGGTAACATCCTCTATAAAGAGGGTGCCGAGGGGATCAACGCAATGGCAGCAGCCATGGATAAAATCGATGCTCAAATGGTTGCCGCGCAGAAGATGGATACCCTTAAAGGTGCGCTTGAAGAATTACGCGGGGCCATGGAGACGGCCCAGATTACCATTGGTAATGCGCTGATTCCAGCCCTGCGGAAAATTGTATCCACGGTGCAAGTCGTTGTCGATATGTTCAACAAGGTACCGGAGGGTGCAAAATCATTTATTGCAGTGCTGGGGGCTATCACGGCAGCCTTGGCGCTCATTGCGGGGCCACTTCTGATCCTGATTGGATTTATACCGCAGATTGCGGCGGGGCTGACGATGCTTACACCGATGTTCACGGCACTTTGGACGGCCATCACAGGTCCAATCGGTATTGTTGTCGCAGCCATCGCCGCTGTCGCTGTCGGACTAACATATTTGTACAAGACCAACGAAACGGTAAGGGACGCACTGAATGCAGCTTGGCAAGCCATCAAATCGGCAGCCGAGGCTGTTTTTGGTGCGCTCAAGTCGTTTTGGGCCACATGGGGCGGAGAGATCACCGGACTATTCAACACACTATGGAACGGCGTCAAGCTGGTCTTTAACACGGTGTTAAAAGCCCTATCTGAAGTTGTGAAATCCATCTTTGCCGGGATTAAGTCGTTCTGGGCCACCTGGGGCAATGACATTACGGCTTTCTTCAAAGCCACCTGGGCAACTCTGACATTGATGTTCAATACCGTGTTCAAGGCTTACTTTGAATTGGTCAAGTTCATCTTCAACGAGATTAAAGCGTTCTGGGAAAAATGGGGTTCCACGATCACAGCCGCATTCAAGGGCGTGTTCGAAATTCTCAAGACGATATTCAGCACGACATTCAACGTGATCTTCACGGTCGTTAAGACCATATTCAACAACCTGAAGGCGTTTTGGGATACGTGGGGAGCCACCATTACAACGGTCTTCCGAACGGTGTTTAATGTGGTGAAATCCGTCTTCTCGGGTGCTTGGAATGCCATCAAGATCATTGTGGAAACCGTAATCGGTGTGATATCCGGTATTATCAATGCATGGTTGGCTATCTTCAAAGGTGATTGGGCCGGGGCTTGGAATGCAGCCAAGGGCGTAGTAGAAACCGTCTGGAAAGGTATCACAGGCATTTTCAAAAATGCGTTCAATACGATGAAAGATGTTGGGAAGAACATCATTCAAGGTCTGGTGCAGGGTATTGCGAACATGAAGGATGTCGTTGTCCAGAAGGCTAAGGAAATTTCGGAAGCCATTGGTGGTTTCTTCAAGAAGTTTTTTGATATCCACTCTCCATCCCGTCTGACAACTGGATACGGTGAAAACATCGGCCAAGGTTTGGCAAACGGGATAAGCAATAAGACCAAGACAGCGGAAAAGGCAGCCAAGGAGACGGCCACGAAGGTTAACAAGGCTTTCAAGGATGCGTTCGCCACAGCGCAGTACAATTTCAAAATGGGCAATCTGGACACTGCTGGTTATGTAGCGGCTTTGGAAAAGGTGAAGTCTTCTTATGCCAAAACGTCAGCTCAAGTTCAGAAGGTAACCCTTGAGATCAAGAAAGCGCACGAGCAGCAAACCAAGTCAGCCGAGAAGGCAGCCAAGGATTCATTCGCTGCATCCAAGGCGTACATTGATGCCAGAGCATCGACGGGCAAGGTTACGCTGGAGCAAGAGCTTGCCATGTGGGAGAAGGTCCAAGCCAAGTATAAGGCTGGAACTGCGCAGCATATTGCGGCGGAGAAGGAAGCCTATAAGATCAAGCAGGAACTGGCAAAAGCAAGCTTCCAGTCTTCGAAGGATTATATTGAAAAGGCGGCAGCCGCTAATGAAATGTCTCTTACTCAGCAGTTATCTGCATGGGAACGGGTGCAGGCCAGATACAAAGCTGGTTCCGCTGAAGCCGAGGCTGCGGAAGAAGCAGCAGGCAAGGTCAAACTAGAGATATACAACCAGCTCACCCAAGCCAGTGAGGACTTCTTGGCGAAGACGAAAGAGGTTAACGCAAATGTCGCCGCTGAAGAATTGCGTCTTAACGGCGTGTATGAACAAGCGGTAGAGCAGCGGGCCAAGGCTATCAACGACTTTGCGGGATTGTTTGACGAAGTGGTTGCGAAATCCGAGACGTCCGGCCAGCAGCTTCTCGACAACCTTCGCGGCCAAGTGGATTATCTGGCTACGTGGGCATCTAATATTGAAACGCTGGCCGCGCGAGGCATTGACAAGGGTCTACTGGAAGAATTGCGGCAGATGGGTCCGAAGGCAGCTCCTGAGCTGGCTGCGCTCAATACACTGACGGACGAACAGCTTGCGGAGTACACCGGACTGTGGAAAACCAAATCGGCAGAGTCGCGAGCTATTGCCGTGCAAGAGCTGACCGGGTTACGTGAGGATACAGACAAGCAGATTACTCAGCTTCGCGCAGATGCTGCCACTCAACTGGATGGACTCAAGGCTGATTTTGATGCAAAGGTGAAAGCGATCCGGGTCGGCACTACGAACCAGTTCAATGCGATGAAATCCGACTTGCCCAACATCGGTAAACAGGCTATGCAGGGATTACTTGATGGTCTGGCTTCCATGCAGGGTGCGGTGCAGGCCAAAGCGCAACAAATAGCCGATTCGGTGCGAACGACTATGCAGAAGGCGCTGGACATCCATTCTCCGTCCCGTGAAATGAAATGGATCGGAGAAATGGCCGGACAAGGGCTTGTGCAAGGTATGGCAAGCATGATGTCCAATGTACAGCGGCAGGCGCGGGAAATGGCCGAAGCGGTACAACCGTCTGTCGGTTCTTCTTCCGGGGGCGGAACTGATTCAGGTCCTGTAAGTCTGAATATGGAAGGGTTGTTTGCGGGTGCGGTGTTTAGTGTGCGGAGCGACGAAGACATCCGGGCATTGGCGAAAGAAATGGCAATGGAAATGTACGCTCTCACACAACAAGCCACACGAGGTACAGGAGGTTCACGATGAGTAACGAAATGATATGGCTTGGCGGGAAGTCCAACATAGAGTTGGGCTTCTTGGTGCGTGGTACGTCCCGGCGTCCTGGTCTACCGGATACGGTGGATCGGACGCTGAACATCCCTGGACGTAATGGACAATACAATTACGGGGCCGATATCGGGGCAAGGACGTTTGTTTATGACTGCGCGATGATTACCAAGGACTATATGGCGTTACAGCAGGCCGTTATGGGTTTGGCGTCCCATTTAGTGGACAGTTACGGAAAACCGCGCAAACTCGAACTGAGACAGCGAGAGAGGCCAAATCAGGCGTTCGCCGTGCAACTGACGGGTAGTTTTGATCCTGAACGGATCATGGGACTCGGGATGTTCTCTCTATCCCTGATTGCTCATGATCCATTTGCCTATGGTCTGGAGCAAATCGAAGAGGTGTTAATAACGACATCGCCTTACAAACAACAAGTCGTCAGTAAAGGCAATGTTCGAACCGCTCCGTTAATTGTCATTACAAACCAAGGAAACAAGGCGCTCAGCCGATTACGTATAACCAATGAATATTTATTAGAGGGGTGATCGTTTATGAACATGTCAAATTATTTAGCAAACGCTTTACTTAATCAGGTTTTCCGTAATACAGCATGGACAAGACCGACCACGATTTATGTTGCGCTTTATACAACGAACCCAACAGCGGCCGATACAGGACAGGAAGTTTCGGGCGGTGGGTATACACGGCTCCCAATCGTGTTTGGTCCTCCGGCGATCGAAGGCGGAAAGCCAACAATCAAGAACATTGCGGATATTGCATTTGCTATTGCCACGGCTTCGTGGGGCACAGTGTCGCACATAGGAACGCGAGATGCGGCTACTGGTGGTAATCTCTTGTACTTTGGTCCTTTGGATTCACCACGTAGCATTCTGGCAAATGACGTTTTCAAACTATTAACCGGATCGGTTGCGCACACATTGACATAAGGAGGTATGACCAATGTTCGAAACAATGTATCCGGCAGCAGTCAACAGCAGGCAGACGGAGCTGGCGGCGGCTATTGACGATATTCAAACCAGTTTCATGGTGCTGGACGGTTCTGTATTACCTCCAGCACCCAATGAACTCACGATTGGTACGGATGAATCAGCCGAGACCATTAAATATGAAGGGCTGAGCGGTAACGAGCTTACAGGCGTTACCAGAGGGTTTGAAGGTGTCGCTAAATCGTGGGCGGCAGGAACAAAGCTTGGTAGATACTTCACGGCATACGATCATGATACGTTTCGGGGAAATATTGAAGATTTGAACGTCAGGCTCAACAACATCCCTGCGCCCATGGATGCTTCTCTAACAGATAAGGGTATCGTCCAACTGTCCAATAAAGTGAATGGCACATCCCAAAATCTAGCTGCTACTGAAAAGGCGGTTAATGATACAAGGTTGAGTATTGTAAACGACTATATCCGGCAGCCAGGTTACGCCGTTACAACCGGAACAGCTACAGCTTACGTGGTTACACTTGATCCAGTGCCCGCATCATTGCCTGCTGGATTTGGGATTACGATTGTCCCTCATGTAGCAAGTGGGGCAGCACCTACACTCAATGTAAATGGACTTGGTGCCATTCCTCTTAAAAAACAAGATGGCACTGCGTACGCTGCTGGTGATCTACTGGCGGGGAAACCCTACAGCTTCCGGCGTGTTGGATCGGATTTTTTGGCAGATAGTGGCGGAAGGGAGGTGGAAATACCCGGCCAAACAGAGATGACCGTGACCTATAGCGAGGATATCGCACAGGGAGATATGGTAAGGATCTACACAGAACCGAATTATAGACTACCAGACTTGAGTGAACGCCCAAGCGCAGGAGTCGCAGTTTTGGCTATTTCAAGTGACGATAACTATCTAGTCGTATCGCCGTCTGCCTCGCCGTTCTATGCTTTTTACAAACGATCAGGAGATACGTTTGTAAAACTACCCAACCCGACGATCCTGCCATCTGTTGGAGCTACGAGTCTACGGTTTTCTTCAGATGGAGTCTACTTATATGTAGGACTTACTACCGCGCCATTTCTGATGGTGTACAAACGTTCAGGTGACACATTTACCAAACAAGCTGACCCAAACATTCTGCCGCCTGATTTAGCTTCTGGTATAAAGATATCAAATGACGGTATTTATGTATCTGTGAGTTGTAGATCCACACCCTACATTATATTTTACAAACGATCAGGAGATACGCTCATAAAATTATCTGACCCGATGATCATGCCCCCGGTATTTTCGTCTTATGTAGACCTATCAGATGACGGCAAATATTACGCTTGGACAACCAATAGCTCATCAACTACGACACGCCTTATGCTCTACGAGCGCACAGGAGACACTTTTGCAAAAATACCAGATCCTAGTGAAGTGCCAATAACTGGCGTGAGAAGTTGCAGCTTTGCGCCCGGCGCAAAGTATTTAACCATAGGGCCGGGTGTTATGCCTTACCTTTGGACCTATAAACGTACAGAATCCGAATTTATTAAAATGGATGATATGAAAGAAAATCTTTCAGGTGTTCCGAACGATATTAGCTATTACGATAATGGATCGCGGCTAATGGTGTGGTTAACTGATCGCCCTTATTTAGTAGCTTTAAAGTCTGACAAGATGATGTACAAATTAACCGCATGGGACGGTCCTCTTGCTAGTATTAATACTTTTGTTGTAGGTAAAGAATTTATTGTAGTGGGTAAGTTCGGGACTCCGTTCTTGGAATTATATAAGATACGAAAACCTACGGTGAGAAAAATTAACAATATAGCGGCTTTAATGTCAGTCAATGATGTGGATGCCATTGGTTACGCAAAAGAGAGCGGAGCGGCTGGGGATAGCCGGAAAATTATCGCTCTAATCAAATAGGAGGTGCGACATGAAGTTTTATATCAAATTGGACGGAGATATCATCCGTGACATCATCGAATACCCATATCAGGGTTACCAAGAGGTTGAGATCCCAACACCACTACCGATTGGAATTAACGGCGGATACTATCGCTGGCAGGATGGACAGGCGGTGCTGGATCAAGCGCTCAAGGATGAGGTGGACAAAGCCAGCAGACCTATTGAGTACGTTGAACTGGAGCAAAGGTTGGCAGCTTCCGAAGCCGAAACTGCACAGTTAAAAGTGGAAAGCAACGCAAACCAACTCGCTCTCATGGAATTGCACATGATGCTACTGAGTGTGTTGCCAGATGAGGATTAAGCTTGCCAGTCTGCTGATCCGTTGGGCTGTAGCA includes:
- a CDS encoding HK97 family phage prohead protease, encoding MDRAVKVTRSLTTKLETREASDQSLVIEGYFAVFNRETELWPGAFEVIAPGAFDRTLGNDIRALANHETMFVLGRNKAGTLELKTDSHGLWGRIKINPDDSDAMNLYARVKRGDVDQCSFGFNIVDEDTDWRNDDTVKWTIREIDLHEVSVVTFPQYAETGVQARKNEVKQHRERQLQQRKHLLKGRLAN
- a CDS encoding phage major capsid protein translates to MALRQIMLAKKIKQRKADLEGIIEQERGLKTRSDELEKAIEEASTDEEINAVEEDIEAIEGEKEELANNKSTLEGEIVELERELAEVNSKEPNNTPPPASGEQRQQQHFQGGEIRMKVNKGFFKGMERSAAEAIIQRREVKDFLDKVRSGDIPNEKNLNKRGVTGGELGIPDVILGLIRDNLHRYSKLISKVNLKSIPGTSRTNIVGDIPEAIWTEACATLNELELRFYQVETDGYKVGGFIPICNALLEDSDFNLGNEIMDALGQALGLGVDKAILYGTGVKMPIGIVTRLAEKVKPAYWGINYPTWINLSTSNVGQVDQGTDSKAFFANLIRFSGKAKSNYGNGGKFWAMNDTTYTELQARLVEFNAAGAIIASINNVMPIINGDIVILPFMADGDIVGGYGSQYLLAERSGSQFAVSEHVQFIQDNTVFKATARYDGKPIMGQGFVAMNINGVAPKTTVAFAPDTANDETDTPDGA
- a CDS encoding phage head closure protein; amino-acid sequence: MRGDHELILIKPGGRTKDNIGNEIITDPVETPVLCDLRSVGRNEFYSAATAGMAPEMVFVIHPYEYAGEQLVKFEDVKYQVIRTYSDNDEELELVCGKVKGK
- a CDS encoding HK97 gp10 family phage protein, encoding MTSIDRLAQEIVSAVKAYTDDVSDAIEKRVDEVAESVRAEADANAPKRSGKYAKGFKVTKQGSSGKAKRVVWNKKNSRIVHLLEFGHAKRGGGRVAGRPHLRPAYDHHAANLPDDIKRIIRNGG
- a CDS encoding major tail protein — protein: MSENKVTFGLDKVHIAFFDKDATAGQPKWETPIPIPGAVRWAPEAQGETSTFFADNMAYFLVTSNNGYTGELEMANIPDEIKARMFGWKIDDNGMLVEIADGMPERFALLGQVKGDKRDRRFVYYDCQAARTAKENTTKGESTEIVGETLSMTSSPIEINDNVIVKGDLELNATNATQFNSFFSKIYTPTFTPAA
- a CDS encoding Com family DNA-binding transcriptional regulator, which encodes MEKVKCPHCGHLLFKARSADLEIKCLRCKKIVEVKMKEQSEPHTK
- a CDS encoding phage tail tape measure protein, coding for MAETIKGINVVIGAETTGLSKALSDVNKKSRDIQSELKQVEKLLKLDPGNTELLAQKQKLLASSIGNTQEKLNRLRQVQEQVNQQFARGDITEGQYRAFQREVQKTEQELRGLNSRLDETTQEIGDQGKKVSKLGQDYKDAFEQAKQSLGNSFDQMKKVGAGVTAFGTGLAAGLGVAVKSAADFEQGMANAYSVMDPAEVSKFKAELEQLAITMGAQTKYSATEAAQGIEELIKAGVKVQDVMNGGLSGALSLATAGELELADAAEIASTALNAFKSDSLSVQDAADILAGAANASATSVSELKFGLSQSASVAASVGLSFKDTATALAAFAQNGLKGSDAGTSLKTMLMRLQPTTADAYATFKDLGLLTLDTGKAMEYLSKQGIKPAEMSIDGITQALATYMARADGAKTVTGKYFKQAKEMAEANGWVYSSFYDANGSLKDMSEIAGLLNEKMSGLNDMQRQAAMNTMFGSDAIRAGNILYKEGAEGINAMAAAMDKIDAQMVAAQKMDTLKGALEELRGAMETAQITIGNALIPALRKIVSTVQVVVDMFNKVPEGAKSFIAVLGAITAALALIAGPLLILIGFIPQIAAGLTMLTPMFTALWTAITGPIGIVVAAIAAVAVGLTYLYKTNETVRDALNAAWQAIKSAAEAVFGALKSFWATWGGEITGLFNTLWNGVKLVFNTVLKALSEVVKSIFAGIKSFWATWGNDITAFFKATWATLTLMFNTVFKAYFELVKFIFNEIKAFWEKWGSTITAAFKGVFEILKTIFSTTFNVIFTVVKTIFNNLKAFWDTWGATITTVFRTVFNVVKSVFSGAWNAIKIIVETVIGVISGIINAWLAIFKGDWAGAWNAAKGVVETVWKGITGIFKNAFNTMKDVGKNIIQGLVQGIANMKDVVVQKAKEISEAIGGFFKKFFDIHSPSRLTTGYGENIGQGLANGISNKTKTAEKAAKETATKVNKAFKDAFATAQYNFKMGNLDTAGYVAALEKVKSSYAKTSAQVQKVTLEIKKAHEQQTKSAEKAAKDSFAASKAYIDARASTGKVTLEQELAMWEKVQAKYKAGTAQHIAAEKEAYKIKQELAKASFQSSKDYIEKAAAANEMSLTQQLSAWERVQARYKAGSAEAEAAEEAAGKVKLEIYNQLTQASEDFLAKTKEVNANVAAEELRLNGVYEQAVEQRAKAINDFAGLFDEVVAKSETSGQQLLDNLRGQVDYLATWASNIETLAARGIDKGLLEELRQMGPKAAPELAALNTLTDEQLAEYTGLWKTKSAESRAIAVQELTGLREDTDKQITQLRADAATQLDGLKADFDAKVKAIRVGTTNQFNAMKSDLPNIGKQAMQGLLDGLASMQGAVQAKAQQIADSVRTTMQKALDIHSPSREMKWIGEMAGQGLVQGMASMMSNVQRQAREMAEAVQPSVGSSSGGGTDSGPVSLNMEGLFAGAVFSVRSDEDIRALAKEMAMEMYALTQQATRGTGGSR